The following are from one region of the Paenibacillus sp. KS-LC4 genome:
- a CDS encoding carbohydrate ABC transporter permease: protein MNERTANRVFDAVNMVLLALAVVVCILPFLHIIAVSLSSNLAITSGKVTLLPVGFNWDAYGKVFSDMTMIRSLGFTVFLTALCAALCMAMTIVAAYPLTKSQLKGRKVFMILIVITMFFTGGIIPEYILVRDLNLLNTVWALVLPGLISPFYLIILISFFNGIPQSLEEAAEIDGSSHFGTLMRIILPLSLPVMATLCLFYAVGRWNGFQDSLMYISKPELYPIQLKLYQMIQNNMVSELAILEGHSGAQKITPESLKSASVIFATVPILLVYPWLQRYFVSGVMMGAVKG from the coding sequence ATGAATGAACGTACGGCAAACCGTGTATTTGATGCGGTAAATATGGTTTTGCTCGCACTCGCAGTTGTCGTTTGTATTTTGCCGTTTCTGCATATTATAGCGGTATCGCTCAGCTCCAACCTTGCCATTACATCGGGCAAGGTAACCCTTTTACCAGTCGGGTTCAACTGGGATGCGTATGGCAAGGTTTTTTCGGATATGACGATGATTCGCTCTTTAGGCTTTACTGTATTTCTGACGGCGCTTTGCGCCGCGCTATGTATGGCGATGACGATTGTAGCCGCCTATCCATTAACAAAATCGCAGCTTAAAGGACGCAAGGTGTTTATGATATTAATCGTCATCACGATGTTTTTTACAGGCGGCATCATTCCCGAATATATCCTCGTGCGTGACCTGAATTTGCTCAATACGGTGTGGGCGCTTGTGCTGCCGGGTCTGATTAGCCCTTTTTATCTGATTATTCTGATTTCTTTCTTTAATGGTATTCCGCAAAGCTTGGAGGAAGCAGCTGAAATCGACGGCAGCTCGCATTTTGGCACGCTGATGCGCATCATATTGCCGCTTTCCCTGCCTGTTATGGCAACGCTATGCCTTTTTTACGCCGTCGGGCGCTGGAATGGCTTTCAGGATTCGCTTATGTATATTTCCAAGCCGGAGCTTTATCCGATTCAGCTCAAGCTGTATCAAATGATTCAGAACAATATGGTTTCCGAGCTAGCTATCCTTGAAGGCCACAGCGGCGCGCAGAAAATTACGCCAGAAAGCTTGAAATCCGCGAGTGTTATTTTTGCTACGGTTCCGATTTTGCTCGTATATCCATGGCTGCAGCGTTATTTTGTTAGTGGCGTCATGATGGGAGCAGTGAAAGGATAA
- a CDS encoding MFS transporter has translation MNDTKKMLLKLRALYLFTGLAGGLFNPYLTTLLVHQGMSTGQVGMMMSLGTLLSIVVQPLWGYMVDRYRQTKLVLICSIGMPAVLAYFYNVQLFALLVIVYTTSIIFSVTQSPIADSYAVTAAREGGTSYGTIRSLGSLGTALGGYAGGLYLSYFHITQLWLPFFIFSAAGVAMVLTLPSKSDSYRTTVSLTEGFKKMLSNRNFVWFLVACFFVNQTLTAYNSFFVLSFQEAGGSFSMVGFALLLASMTNVPSMLLAAKIIARLGKERTLVIAAFAYALRWAVQWLFPYPPVMIGIQALHGLSFGLFYVAAVEYVANVSGKEMQATGQSIFNMVFVGLGGIIGNLLNGFLYNAGGAQLMYLACTVSAIMGLLLLHGVNKRTRSVPGH, from the coding sequence ATGAATGACACCAAAAAAATGCTGCTCAAGCTGCGAGCCTTGTACTTGTTTACAGGGCTTGCTGGCGGTTTATTCAACCCTTATTTAACGACGCTGCTCGTTCATCAAGGCATGTCGACAGGTCAGGTAGGCATGATGATGTCGCTTGGTACGCTGCTGTCCATCGTCGTTCAGCCGTTATGGGGCTACATGGTGGACCGTTACCGCCAGACAAAGCTGGTACTCATATGCAGCATCGGCATGCCCGCTGTGCTAGCTTATTTTTATAATGTTCAACTATTTGCGCTGCTCGTCATCGTGTATACGACGTCGATTATTTTCAGCGTGACGCAAAGCCCGATCGCCGATTCCTACGCCGTTACCGCTGCCCGCGAAGGAGGCACCTCCTATGGCACGATACGCAGCCTTGGGAGTTTAGGAACGGCGCTTGGCGGTTATGCGGGCGGCTTGTATTTATCTTATTTTCACATTACCCAGCTATGGCTGCCGTTTTTTATATTTAGTGCGGCTGGAGTAGCAATGGTGCTGACGCTGCCCTCTAAATCGGATAGTTACCGAACGACGGTGAGCTTGACCGAAGGGTTCAAAAAAATGCTCAGCAACCGCAATTTCGTATGGTTTCTTGTGGCCTGTTTTTTTGTCAATCAGACGCTGACCGCCTACAACTCTTTTTTTGTGCTTTCCTTTCAAGAGGCAGGCGGAAGCTTCTCCATGGTCGGCTTTGCGCTGCTGCTCGCTTCGATGACCAATGTGCCCTCAATGCTGCTTGCCGCTAAAATTATTGCGAGGCTTGGCAAGGAACGAACGCTCGTCATTGCCGCTTTTGCTTATGCTCTGCGCTGGGCTGTGCAATGGCTGTTTCCGTATCCGCCTGTCATGATCGGCATCCAAGCGCTGCATGGCTTGTCGTTCGGACTCTTTTATGTTGCAGCGGTCGAGTATGTAGCGAACGTGTCGGGCAAGGAAATGCAAGCGACCGGACAAAGTATATTCAATATGGTTTTTGTTGGGCTGGGAGGCATTATTGGCAACCTGCTTAATGGGTTTTTATACAATGCGGGTGGTGCACAATTGATGTATCTGGCATGCACGGTCAGTGCTATAATGGGCTTGTTGCTGTTGCATGGCGTTAATAAAAGAACCCGTTCTGTGCCTGGGCATTAA
- a CDS encoding extracellular solute-binding protein codes for MKRSKSKMAFRKWMAGTFALTVLVTGCSNGGGETSSASSSSNAGGAAPSSLKVEIFDRGNTPQGYTITDSYLTRYVKDNFSKTSNIDVQFVPIPRSEEIAKLNVLMASGDDVPDIVFTYDQAVFERYAEQGGLTDLSDLLNEHGQNLKTFLGDDTLAYGQLEGKQFAIPGKRMLTERYSSWIRKDWLDKVGLPMPSSTDELYEALKAFKEKDPGETGGSVIPLGMTIEPAQLEPLLWSFIQPQSSLTTDEQLANRDYLPVLPGFKEGLRFMNKLYNEGLMSKDFGLDQDKKQLTQDIQSGKIGMFSDDYPNIYYKDGVYDSLVANSPNAVLAPIDPFTNAEGLHAKPEYAPNALYIMVPKSSKHAVEAIKYLDWMSATNVLIDMQNGVLGENYELKDGIPVTLDSASKEATDRIYNFGDVVIVANGKIGGDEEKNKKAFTFSVESKFQKDFAQSMEFANTDTIAPVIFNRPIASKTKYGTTLDGKLDEMIVKTTMAAPNQFDSIYDAAMADYMSRGGKEVMDERTKAYIEAK; via the coding sequence ATGAAGCGTAGCAAAAGTAAAATGGCGTTCAGAAAATGGATGGCGGGTACGTTCGCATTAACGGTATTGGTTACGGGCTGTTCAAACGGAGGCGGAGAAACTTCTAGCGCAAGCTCAAGCTCTAATGCAGGCGGCGCAGCGCCTTCTTCATTAAAAGTAGAGATTTTCGACCGCGGCAATACGCCGCAGGGTTACACGATTACAGACAGCTACTTAACCCGTTACGTGAAAGACAATTTTAGCAAAACGAGCAACATTGATGTTCAATTCGTGCCGATCCCCCGTTCAGAGGAAATCGCCAAGCTGAACGTACTGATGGCAAGCGGAGATGATGTGCCGGATATCGTATTTACGTACGACCAAGCCGTATTTGAGCGTTATGCCGAGCAAGGCGGACTTACAGACTTGTCGGACTTATTAAATGAGCATGGACAAAACCTTAAGACGTTTCTAGGCGACGATACGCTGGCCTATGGTCAACTGGAAGGAAAGCAATTTGCTATCCCTGGCAAAAGAATGTTAACCGAAAGATACTCCTCCTGGATTCGTAAGGATTGGTTGGACAAGGTTGGCTTGCCAATGCCTTCGTCAACAGACGAGCTTTATGAAGCGCTTAAAGCCTTTAAAGAAAAAGATCCCGGTGAAACGGGCGGCAGCGTTATTCCTCTGGGCATGACAATTGAGCCAGCTCAGCTTGAGCCGCTGCTCTGGTCATTCATTCAGCCGCAAAGCTCCTTAACGACGGACGAGCAGCTGGCGAACCGTGATTATTTGCCAGTGCTTCCCGGCTTTAAGGAGGGCTTGCGCTTTATGAACAAGCTTTACAATGAAGGGCTGATGAGCAAGGATTTTGGACTTGACCAAGATAAAAAGCAGCTGACGCAGGATATTCAAAGCGGCAAAATTGGGATGTTCAGCGACGACTATCCTAACATCTACTATAAAGATGGGGTATATGACAGCCTAGTAGCCAACAGTCCGAATGCTGTTCTCGCCCCAATCGATCCGTTTACGAATGCAGAAGGCTTGCATGCAAAGCCGGAATATGCACCTAACGCCCTGTACATTATGGTTCCGAAATCAAGCAAGCACGCAGTCGAAGCGATTAAATATTTGGACTGGATGTCCGCGACAAATGTGCTTATTGATATGCAAAATGGTGTATTAGGAGAAAATTACGAGCTGAAGGATGGCATACCGGTTACCTTAGACAGCGCATCGAAGGAAGCGACGGACAGAATCTATAACTTTGGCGATGTTGTCATTGTAGCTAACGGTAAAATCGGTGGCGATGAAGAGAAAAACAAGAAGGCCTTTACTTTCAGCGTGGAGTCAAAATTCCAAAAGGATTTTGCCCAATCAATGGAATTTGCTAATACCGATACGATTGCACCGGTCATATTCAACCGCCCAATCGCTAGTAAAACCAAATATGGCACTACGCTTGACGGCAAGCTTGACGAAATGATTGTGAAAACGACGATGGCGGCACCGAATCAATTTGATAGCATTTATGATGCGGCCATGGCGGATTACATGTCTCGTGGCGGTAAGGAAGTAATGGACGAGCGTACAAAGGCTTATATAGAAGCGAAATAA
- a CDS encoding ABC transporter permease subunit, giving the protein MNTTIYLRRYWQLYALISLPLLYFLVFKYGPMWGVQIAFKDFNLFQGISGSEWIGFDAFVEVFKMKDFYLTLRNTLMLNILDLIVSFPAPLILAIMLYEAKWVWFKKISQTILYIPHFISWVIIGGIVYQVFGTQSGMINNVLSSLGLDAIPFLTDKKDWLVTYLATGVWQSAGWGTILYLAALTGINRELFEAAEVDGAGRFKRIWHITLPGLKTTIVTLLIINLGNMITIGFERPYIIGNLAVREFSDVLSTFVYRVGIQSGEYTLATVVGLFQAIVGLIFVLGANYASKKLTDESIL; this is encoded by the coding sequence TTGAACACAACCATTTATTTACGCAGGTATTGGCAGCTTTATGCGCTGATTTCACTCCCGCTCCTTTATTTTCTGGTGTTCAAATATGGACCGATGTGGGGCGTGCAAATCGCATTCAAGGATTTTAACCTGTTTCAAGGCATTTCGGGCAGTGAATGGATTGGCTTCGATGCTTTTGTTGAAGTTTTCAAAATGAAGGATTTTTATTTGACGCTTCGCAATACGTTAATGCTTAATATTTTGGATTTAATAGTATCCTTCCCGGCACCATTGATTTTGGCAATCATGCTGTATGAGGCGAAATGGGTCTGGTTCAAAAAAATATCGCAAACGATTTTGTATATTCCCCATTTTATTTCATGGGTCATAATAGGTGGCATTGTTTATCAAGTGTTTGGCACGCAATCCGGTATGATTAACAATGTATTAAGCTCGCTTGGCTTGGATGCCATACCTTTTCTTACGGATAAAAAGGATTGGCTCGTTACGTACTTGGCAACCGGTGTGTGGCAAAGCGCAGGCTGGGGAACGATTTTATATTTGGCTGCATTGACGGGCATTAACCGCGAGCTATTCGAAGCGGCGGAGGTTGATGGAGCGGGGCGCTTCAAACGGATTTGGCATATTACTCTTCCTGGCCTGAAAACGACAATTGTAACGCTGCTCATTATCAATCTTGGCAATATGATTACAATCGGCTTTGAACGACCATATATTATCGGCAATTTGGCGGTTCGCGAGTTTTCGGATGTGCTCAGCACCTTCGTGTACCGCGTCGGTATTCAGTCTGGCGAATATACGCTGGCGACAGTCGTCGGTTTATTCCAGGCTATTGTAGGGCTGATCTTCGTGCTCGGCGCCAATTATGCATCTAAAAAACTAACGGATGAGAGCATATTGTAG